AGGCAGTGCGCGAAGTCGTACATGGGGTAGATGCACCACTCCGATCCGGTGCGGTAGTGGTGCGCGCGGCGGATCCGGAAGAGCACCGGATCCCGCATGATCATGTTGGGCGATGCCATGTCGATGCGGGCACGCAGCACGTGCGCTCCGTCCTCGAATTCGCCGGCGCGCATGCGCCTGAAGAGGTCGAGGCTCTCCTCCACGGGACGATCCCGCCAGGGGCTGGGGCGCCCGGGCTCGGTCACGGTGCCCCGGTGGGCGCGGATCTCCTCCTCGCTCAGGCTGTCGACGTACGCCGATCCCTTCTCGATGAGGTGGACGCCGTAGTCGTAGAGCTGCTCGAAGTAGTCGGAGGCGTGGCGCAGCCCGCTCCACTCGAAGCCCAGCCAGCGGATGTCGCGCTTGATGGCCTCGACGTAGCTGGCTTCCTCGGTCTCGGGGTTGGTGTCGTCGAAGCGCAGGTTGCACGTGCCCCCGTTCTCGGCGGCAACCCCGAAATCGAGGCAGATGGCCTTGGCGTGGCCGATGTGCAGCAGCCCGTTGGGTTCGGGCGGGAAGCGGGTGGCGACCCGCCCTCCGTGCTTCCCGCTGGCCAGGTCCGCAGCCACGATCTCGCGCACGAAGTCGCGTCCCGGCGCCCGCCCGTCGCTTCCCCCTCCCTTGTCCCCGCTCATGTATCCCCAGCTCCCGGGCGATTCGCCAGCACGTCCAGCACGTAGTCGATGTCGGCCTCGGTGTGGTCGGCGTTGATCTGGGCGCGAATCTCCTCGTCTCCGCGCGGCACCACGGGAAAGGCCAGACCGGTTGCCAGGATACCATGGTCGCGCAGGTGGCGCACGAGTTCATGCGTGCGGGCGGTATCGCGGATCATCAGGGGAACCACCGGATGCTCCCCCTTCAGCACTTCGATCCCGAGCCGTACCAGGCCATCCTCGAAGCGCCGGGTGAGCGCGCGCAGGCGCTCGAGCAGCTTCCGTCCCTCCTCGCTGTCGAGAATCTCCAGCGCCTTCAGCGCGGCTCTCGCCTCCCCGGGCGTGATCGGGTTCGAGTAGATGTAGAACGGGGCGCTCTCGCGCAGATAGCGGACCAGCGCCGAACTGGTCGCGACGTAGCCCCCGTTGACCCCGAGCGCCTTCCCAAGGGTGGCAACCAGGATGTCCACGAGAGGGGCGCCGGTGTATTCCTCCGTGCCCCGTCCGGTGGCTCCGATGGCGCCCACTCCGTGGGAGTCGTCGAGCACCACCACCACGTTCTCGGGAAAGTTGCGGTCGTGGCGCTGGGCGATCTCCATGATCTCGTCCACGGGCGCGTGCACGCCGCGCATGCTGAAGATGCCGTCGGTCACCACGACGGCGCGGCGGGCCTTGCCGGCGGCCTGCGTGAGGGCCCGGTCCAGCGCGCGCATGTCGAGGTG
This genomic stretch from Gammaproteobacteria bacterium harbors:
- a CDS encoding aminotransferase class I/II-fold pyridoxal phosphate-dependent enzyme is translated as MPLDRLTDVLDGHVRELERKGTAKGAEAVVTAVEMPRGERGPRVRLEGEGERPFIRLNSNSYLGMGLHPDVIAAEEAEARASGAGPGAVRFISGTYAAHVELERRLARFHGREEAMLFSSAYAAVVGCLVPLIDAGTALISDELNHNSIINAVRLARPLSKVVYPHLDMRALDRALTQAAGKARRAVVVTDGIFSMRGVHAPVDEIMEIAQRHDRNFPENVVVVLDDSHGVGAIGATGRGTEEYTGAPLVDILVATLGKALGVNGGYVATSSALVRYLRESAPFYIYSNPITPGEARAALKALEILDSEEGRKLLERLRALTRRFEDGLVRLGIEVLKGEHPVVPLMIRDTARTHELVRHLRDHGILATGLAFPVVPRGDEEIRAQINADHTEADIDYVLDVLANRPGAGDT